Proteins co-encoded in one Candidatus Pelagibacter sp. RS40 genomic window:
- the prmC gene encoding peptide chain release factor N(5)-glutamine methyltransferase, translating to MNYQELLVDASKQLKFNKLNSAKLDAELILSKILGLSREKILLNLNEKINDKVLEKFNWYLKLRKQNRPIAYILGFKDFWKYKFKVDKNVLIPRPETELIIEQALKNLPKLSTKNILDIGTGSGCIIISIIKERENCKATAIDKSLKALKVAKSNAEMHHVQKKIKFLNIDVDKYFANKYDLIVSNPPYIKDIEILSLDKDVKLNEPKLALSGGISGLNKVFKVINKSQKLLKTKGKLILEIGDKQSKEVKKYLIKNNFNQIQVFKDLSRKDRCIVSTKAN from the coding sequence ATGAATTATCAAGAATTATTAGTCGATGCATCTAAACAATTAAAATTTAATAAATTAAATTCAGCAAAGCTGGATGCTGAATTAATCTTATCTAAAATACTTGGATTAAGTAGAGAAAAAATTCTTCTTAACTTAAATGAAAAAATAAATGATAAAGTTTTAGAAAAGTTTAATTGGTATTTAAAATTAAGAAAGCAAAATAGACCGATTGCATATATTCTGGGCTTTAAAGATTTTTGGAAGTATAAATTTAAAGTAGATAAAAATGTACTAATTCCTCGGCCAGAAACCGAATTAATAATTGAGCAAGCGCTAAAGAATTTACCCAAATTATCAACCAAAAATATATTAGATATTGGAACGGGATCTGGTTGCATAATTATATCAATAATTAAAGAAAGAGAAAATTGTAAAGCAACCGCTATTGATAAATCGTTAAAAGCCTTAAAAGTTGCTAAATCAAATGCAGAAATGCATCATGTACAAAAAAAAATAAAATTTCTGAATATCGATGTTGACAAATACTTTGCTAATAAATATGATCTTATTGTATCTAATCCTCCATACATCAAAGATATTGAGATTTTAAGTTTAGATAAGGATGTTAAGTTAAATGAGCCTAAACTAGCATTATCAGGGGGAATATCAGGCTTAAATAAAGTTTTTAAAGTAATTAATAAAAGTCAAAAACTATTAAAAACAAAAGGAAAGCTTATTTTAGAGATTGGAGATAAACAAAGTAAAGAAGTGAAAAAATATTTGATAAAAAATAATTTTAACCAAATACAAGTATTTAAAGATTTATCAAGAAAAGATAGATGCATAGTAAGCACAAAAGCTAATTAA
- a CDS encoding DUF4167 domain-containing protein has product MNNFKNNPRRHRFRSNNDRNFKKRNGNGHKLNGDFNNNPEFKRKNPGRNNQNAAKLIEKYNDLAREAQSNGDKILSENYLQHADHFARILNSQEQSKVVNLKTNSSEQNSEAKVEQVVAEGDNKEIKEEIKAID; this is encoded by the coding sequence ATGAATAATTTCAAAAATAATCCAAGAAGACATAGATTTAGATCTAATAATGATAGAAATTTCAAAAAGAGAAATGGCAATGGCCATAAGTTAAATGGTGACTTTAATAACAATCCCGAATTTAAAAGAAAAAATCCTGGAAGAAATAACCAAAACGCAGCAAAGTTAATTGAAAAATATAATGATTTAGCGAGAGAAGCTCAATCAAATGGAGATAAAATATTATCTGAAAATTACTTACAACATGCAGACCATTTTGCAAGAATATTAAATTCGCAGGAACAATCTAAAGTTGTGAATTTAAAAACAAATTCTAGTGAACAAAATTCTGAGGCAAAGGTGGAACAAGTTGTTGCTGAAGGTGATAATAAAGAAATAAAAGAAGAAATTAAAGCAATAGATTAA